Genomic DNA from Theobroma cacao cultivar B97-61/B2 chromosome 3, Criollo_cocoa_genome_V2, whole genome shotgun sequence:
tttttatcataacccctcaaattattaatcattGTCCCAATTATTAAGCTAAACTAAGCTTCAACCTCACTCTGGATTCTTGTGGTCTTTGGTTGGTAACTGCCCTTCAAATTTATTGTGCtaattcagaaaaaaaaaattacatattaaCCTTAATATCCTAAATTTCGATCCAAATATCGAATCGACCCAACCGAAGAATTACATGATACCAATACCTGCCATAACAAACTGCGTTGAAATAAGTggataaagaaatttaaaatcgTAGCTATTCCTCCTCCCATACCATGTCAGGCCTGCATGGCAGCCACGTGtgagagaaagaaggaaagagaaagcAAAGCAGAACAACAgaattttgagcattttgacGACTACACAAAAAGTGACAACTCTTTTTGGTGGTATTTCATCGTGGGACCCTACGTCGCTAATTAGGGGTTGCGTTTGGAAGGATGGTGGACCAGAGACCTTAATAATCAAACCTCCACGTAGGAAAGAACACCTGGCATTGTCTAATATGTTGGCACCTCATGGAGGCAGTTCGTGGACATCACCACCGGCACGCGCGTGATCCATGTCTCGTCTCATTATTCTCCCTTCTTTCGCTCTCTTTCTTTATCCTTTTCGTTTTTAACCAAGCGGTGAAAGTCAGAGAGCGACGAGAATGCTAGGTGATTGAACCAATCGGACTCTCCCAGTAACTACCGACAATTTTCTGCGGCTTGCTATTGACGTAACATCGTGCTCAACTTTTGACACGTGTTAAATAATCAGCATCGCTTTCTTTATCAGTGATACTTCCACttctattttcatattttcaccCCACTACTtcagtaaaaaaatttaccataaACAATAGAAGAGGGGTCAATGCTTTGTCGTTTCGATTTATTCGATAACTACAGCTCTTGCCAGgtcaaaaaaatgaaaaactttAATTTCATCAATGACCCGGCAATTCCAAAGTTAATTTACGCGCGTAATCATCTGAGAATGGTAACAGGGAAGTAAGCATGCAATCAAGAGTAAGCTTATCACCGTTTGGAGCAGTTAATGGGCTCCTGCGATTAGTACAACTTTCTAGCTGGCAACCCCAACCGCAACACGAGGTGCAATAACGGTCCGAATTTCCAGCTGGATTCCACACACAATCCAGCTGACTCTAGGCGCCTATCACTAACTTACGCCTCTAGGAGGCGCAAATTAGCCAATTTAAATTTCGTaatttaaaagtatttttttagtagtaatttattttcattttataatttatatacaaaaatattattcatCTCAACGAAGATGATAAAATTGAACAGGCGCCACACGTAGCGCCAGCTAAGATATTTGCTTCACAAGCCAACATATTGACATGCAATATAAATATACACgtgcaataaaaaaattatgggcACAAAATGTCTCGCACGTGCAAGAACAGTCAGCACGTGCGAACTTATGGTCAGCTAGAGCAAGAAGAAACGGCAGGAGGAGAGAGgggggagagagagagtgaaagagataAACCGACAGAACGCGTCTTAGAAATCGGCTATTTTTCGGTGGGGCCGAGATTTAGGGACGTATTTGTCAAGTTCTTGCAAATTCCTCAGGCTTCGAATCGCCAAAACATCGCCTCTCCGAAGCTCAATGAATCGGCCGACGTCGCTGATTTCACGTGAATCTACAAATAACGAAAACGGAAAACAACttaaccaaaaaaacaaaacggAGCAAAAAATacagaaaattcaaaaaattaaaaagaaaaggagaatcAAAGCTGCATTATACCTAAATGCTTTGAGGAATGCTTGAATCCATTGAAATGAGCCAAATctgaaacaaaaaatcaaaaaaaccAACGGTGAATACTAAACTTGAACAACTTTGCTCCTTAAATTCATAGCCGTCGATTGTGAACACGAAAAAACGTACCAGATTGCGAAGGACTGTGGGAAGAGAGGTAGAGAATGAGAAAACAAAGGAGAGTGAGAACAGGAATAAGGTGGATAAACTTCTCAGGCTTAGGAGGCGATGTCAACGACGACGATGGTGAAGACGTAGGCGAAAACGACAGTCGGCGAGGCTTGGAGTCTTTCCGGTCAGCGTCGTCGTCGTCGATGATTACTCGGCGTTTCGGGTCCTCGGCTTGTGAACTCTCTTCTCCTCCATGGATGTGGAGCTTGGAGCTCGGTGAGCCTAAAGACTGTCTCTGCATGTTGTTGGagattgagagagagagagaggttgGTTAGCGAAGGTGAGGTTTAGTTGTGCTTGGTTATTTCTTTAAGGAATAGGAGAGctgttgtttttattgttattattatttattacttaaaccttaattaatctcaaaaaattacaaatttttaaatattattagctttaaaaaagggaagaagatattgttattattatttattacttaaaccttaattaatctcaaaaaattacaaatttttaaatattattagctttaaaaaagggaaagaagatGTTGATTTGAGCGCTCTTTTAGTTGTGTTGTGGGGCgcttttttgcttttatggtacggtaaaatttaaaatcttggGAGATGGGAGTAAGGATTTGTGGACCTCAGACTCCGTGTATAACAAAAGTAGCAAGGATAAACATTAATCCGATTAAATGGAAATACTTAATTgaatttagttaatttagatccatattttaaattttagcaTTAATCGATTAGGAGAGAGTTATCCAAATTTTAGGATCGATCTGATCtgatcaaaaaattaatattaatcatttgtatctaaatttttttaatttttctaaaatatacTTCAAAAATATTGTCAAATATACTATATACAAATAttagaaatatttaaaaataaatctaaaaatactctcattatagtaaaaaaaaaactgattaAATCCAAAATAAGTCAGTTTTGATTAATTCGATTTTCAATCCAACCAATCATATGCTTGCTTTTACTAAATagtataaaatcaataatatatATGAGTTATGATTATGATTAATCAATAACATTCATGAGTGACCTTTACTCTTTCTCCTAGCAGTAGTACATGAATATGATTTAATACACACAAAGTGGATGAGTgaactttacttttttttttttctcaatgaaGTTGATTTTGGTAGCGAGTCAACGGCTTGAAAAAAAAcactattaaaatatttttaattcttttttattaatgaaaaaaggtaaagacattagaaataaaaaggtaaagacattagaaattctttttattttttacgtACATAGTGAAATCAATCAGTGTGTCGATTGGATGGTAACACATACagaaaatttagaattaaatttacatattttcGAATATCCACCACATAGTATTGTTTCCTATTTATTTGCAGACAGTCTAGACATATCATGGCCTAAgatgatataatattttttatcttttttcttatatatatataaaaaaagagattGAAGAAGAATAGTCATGTTGAAttgacattaaaaaaattgaggaaatcaatatatatatatatatatatggagtaattgatttaatgtttatatttttttataaaagtatTAATCAGACGgaatttaacttatttttatatattttttcgtAATAGACTAATATAACTGCATATATTGTACCAGATCATAAGTCTACAAAAGTATAATTATCTGTTTTTGATTGGTCACAtgattaaatatttgattgggCCTTCATGCCCATGGATAGTGTCACCATATTTAATGCATGAAAAGATCctcaaattttatctaaaGATGTGTTGTAGTTTTCGGTCCTTCAATGGCACGTGTAAAGATGGTATTGGATTCTTTACAATGAATCCTCTGACTCAGGTGGAATTAAGAGATTTTGTGGTTGAATTTAGACAGTAATATTACTATTCATTACGAGTTCGAGTGGTTATTGTAGAGTGCCAATTGTCTAAactcaattataaataataaattttaatatttaattttagttatatgtgttattttttgtttataaattacTTATAACtagtataaatatttattaaaaattcattaattgttataaatatatttttttgtaaattaactttaatttattaatttaacttcattaatttatttgatttcaagatCGGGGTTGAAGGTTGGGTTTTTTGTTAGcattgataataataataataattgctAATTTTCAATTGAGTTTATATAGGATATAAGtatcattttcatatttttttatctcaaaattagttgatattttacttacacatttGAATAAATATCGAGAACCTATCGTGACATTACCCTTAAAGTAGGATTTGGTATTAGAGAAATAAGAGCATATTCTTATAATGTgttcaattaaattacattataGTGTTTGTTTTACAACAAACCACTGTAATGTAAGATTAcaatacaatcacattacaatcaaaatatgtaatgtgattacagtaaaaaactaatgcaataacatatatattgcACTCTGTaatgttattaaaaatatttttattctttaagaCATTTAGtaatgttataattaaaataaaaaacagtaaaataaaatatataatataagaattagaaattaaaataaaatataatataaaaattatattaaaaataaaaaataaaaaataaataagattataataaaaaatgaaaataaaataNaaaaatatatttaagagattatattatataaaaattaataataaaaaatataagtatattaaacttatattttaataaataagagtaattttgaaaattaatattacatTTTCAATAAAGTACTTGTAAACCAAAGGTCTCAATATTATCTTCACTgcatttttatcattattttatttatataccaAACACTAATACTATTTTTCCTCAAATTACATCGCATTATAAAATACCAAACACCACAGGTGGACTATCTAAAGTTATGAGGTGACCACAATTACATTGTTAcattattttctatatttaaaaaaaaaaagccaattTGCAACatcattttgttaaaaaatatgcATAAGTTTGAGCTTAATATTGGAATATTGAGATTTTTTTGGGGTCAAATTtgcataaaaatttcaaatgtaAGGTAGAATCGAGATGTTAAAGCCTTAGAagcaaaaactttaaaatttggGCCTGAAATATTTAAGTTCGGCCCAATAAAATCCACGTCGAAATCGGTAAACGGTGGAGATATAATTTAGAAGGATCTCAACGGCTGCGATTGGTTTTCTGTGTTTCGGTGATGTTCGCAGTTAGCTCAAACAAAGAGAAGAGGACGTCACCAAGAGCGAGATCGAAAATTCTGGCGGCTCCGAAGAACAGCGACAATCAGAGAGAACTTATTTGTAACTTgctggaaaagaaaagaagcacCATTTTGGAAAAGTACAAGAAGGGAAACTGACCCACAGAGAAGAACGAAACAAACCCAAAGCGAAGATCgtaggaaagagaaagagttgGAAAGATAGAAAGGGGAAGAACGTAGGGGGGGGAAGATGGTACTGTGGGAGATCACATTGGGAACCGCTTATTTCTTGGGGCTTAAACGAACTTACAGGCTTGCTTTGAGGATTCAGCGACGGATTATTAGCCCTGAGCATCCTAGGATCCGACAGTTTGTCCAAAGGTAAAGGGATTCGCCAATTTCTCTCTTAGTTTAATCTTTTTGTCTATTGCTTTGTTTCCTTTCGATTCTTTGACATGATTCTTGATtggttttgtgtttttgttgaGGATTTGGTTTAGTTTGCATCATCTCTTTGTTGCTTGATTAAGCTATCGATACGAATTTATGGAAATGAATGTGTAAATTATAGGCTATGAATGATGAGGTGAAATTACGTGATCGAAAAACTACCAAATTTCCATAGACCTTTTAGGCTGACACTATGCACCATCATCCCAATATCatgaaaaccaaaaattttgaccgCTAACTGACTTATAACACCTACAAGAATCTTTCATTTCTGCAGGATTCATTCAATTCATGATACATATCATTCATGGTGATTACATTCTTTCCATTCTTTAGTGGAGGTTTGTTTTTGTGTTGTTGAATGTTTGGCTTACAGGAACTTAAGGTTACTTGCAGCTCTTCAAAAAGAAATTCGGAGAGTTAGGGTCTGCTGCCTGTGAGAATCGGTCCATTGGGGTAGAATTAGGTTCTGTAGTCCAtagttgttttcttttgattgTCCGTGCCCTCATTGTGCCTCAGCAGACAGGTATCCTCTTATGCACTAATGCTGCCTTTAGGTCCTGTGACATAGGGCCTATTTGCGCTGCCCACGGAGTCCAGAATGGACATGGGAATTAGGATTCAAGGGATGGTTTGCATTTCTCCTTTTGTTCCCTGTCTTTGATTTGTATTTGGTTTCTTTTAGTGGTATAGTATGAATTCAGTTTGCAACGTTTCTCATGGGTGAGATGCATTTGTATGAGTTTGCAACTATAGCTGCTGTTGCTGTTACTACTTCAAAGCTATGATCATTCATTACTATAATTGTTTATCTCTCTTGAAGAATGGTAAATGTTTTTCATTACTGCACTTAGTTTGGAACTATGACATTGCAAATGTGCACTTGAAAAGACTTTCTTTAatatttccttctttttctttcgtCTCTAAATTCAAATCTGTTGTCTTTTTCATCACCAGACGAACACGAGCTGCATTTGATGTGGCACTCAAAGTTCACCGGAACATACAGCAGAGAGACCTAGAAGTTGGTCGGAATCTTGGTAACTGGATCCTGCGGTGGCTTGACAAAATGAAACCTTCAGCTCAGATCCGAGTTCCACCCCAGCAGAAACCCCACCATCATGCTGGCAATGCGAAAATGAACATTTCAAAGCAAGTGATAAATTCACACCCATTGAAAACTCATGGAAGCATCCAGACACCTAGAAACCATGAAGCTGATAGACATCTTTTTAGCACATCAACATATATGTGGTCTAAATCCTTACCCACAATTGCAATGATGATGCGGCTGCCAACGGCTGCCGGAAACATGATCCAATACAGGCATTTGAGCATCAATGGACCTGACACATTGAGGTTGAATTACACAAGAGGCGAGGGAGTTATCAGAAAGGATATAATGCAATGGATGCTGCACAAGTGATGGTGAGAACTGAAAACTGTGTTCTGTTTTGCATTTTCAGACTATCAAAACTGTGAGACTGTTGTGGAAGCGATAAGTTGGATGCtgttttgtttaaaaaaaaaaaacacacattGCTTTGGATGCTGCAAGACTTCTTCTGAAGGCTTCTTCCATGGGATAATAAATTTTCCTCATCATCTGCCTTTTGTGTATTCTTTTAGAGCCTCCATTTTTCCCGATAGAAGATTACTTGAGATCAGGGATTATTTGATTGTTTTAGCACTAGTTTCTGGCTGTCGCCCTGTTATACAAAATCTGGGAATCCAAGCTTTGTTATCTTGTCATATGTGCCCCTGCCACACAGCTGATGCGTACgaaattaaatgagaaatttcTTTGGCATTAACctttaaagaaattaatattGATTGTCAATGATCGGATAAATTTTGAGAGTATAAAGACTCgattcataaaaattaatatttttaagaatagAAGACAGATTTGGATTTTGATCATATCATTGAAATCCCTTTTTTATTAAACAATAAATCCTTTTAATTGAAGAACAGAGGAGTTACATctaaaaagagagaaaaaaacagAGTCCTTTGAATAATCAAACAAATATAGAAACCCCCCAACCTATCAGTTATCCTATAAAACGTTCTCCTCTGAATTTCTCCCCCCCCTCCCAATTTCGTTCTCCCCAAACATAGCGACTTTCAATCTTTCGATTTACTCTCTAGCCTTCTGCAGCGGAAAGTCTCGCAACCAAAGCTAGAAATCTTCCGCTTCTATCGATCTCGTGCTGAAGGTACTTTCACCGATTCTTTCGAAtccttttcttgatttttgtgCTTTAAAATCTTAGAAGCTTTATGGGTTCGTGGGATCCAATTGGGAAATCGCAGGGAAGGGTAGCGAATTTTGGGTAATCGCTGATAATGATTACATTCTCAAAGTCGTTGGTTTATGTCAGGCAATAAAGGCTGCAAAAATATCATCATAGAATGGAATTAGCGGATCGAGTAGTCGGTTTCCTGTTATCTTTCATCAGCTTATCCATTTTCACATATTATACGTTTTGGGTCATCATCCTGGTCAGTATCTTATTTTGCTATTTCATTCTCAATCTCAGCACCCTGTTTGTGAACCTGTTTGATTCTGACTCTTCCTTCTTTCATGGTGTTTTCCAGCCATTTGTGGACAGTGATAATTTTATCCACAAGTATTTTCTACCCCAAGAGTATGCCATACTGATTCCTGTTTGTGCCGGCGTGGTGCTTCTCTGCCTCCTCTGCATGTTTGTTGGGTTCGTGATGCTCAAatccaagaagaagaaggctTGATGCTGTTTCACATTCTGTTCTTATAACATGCCAAGGGTATAGCATTTCCTTGCATTTGGAAGGATTGTTGCACTTTATGACTACTGTCTTTGTTGTTCTGTCTGATATATACCTGCTATAGAGAACTCAGTGTATTTTCTTTCTTACATAGTTCTATGAAACCATTTTGGAGTATTTATGCATATTGTTCAATGGAAGGCTCTCAGCATTTCCTTTAATCATCTTTAGTTTTGTggcaaaaattcattctaggtGTACATACGTGCACGCACTCACTGTTGCACTTATGCGGAGAAGGTGAAAGTAAAGCTTGGCTGATGCTTTTCACCTTGTAGCTAATCAAGTTTGTTGAATGTCAAATAAGTTAATTCATGCCAAGTTTGGAGGAGCAAAAGGTACAAGACATGTAGCTCTTCTCCCCATCTCCACAATTAAATTGAGTGTGCTTCCCTTTCGAAAATCTTGAGTTGCATTGAATACTTGTGTGCTCAGAGAGAGATATACTCGACCCATTAAGCTA
This window encodes:
- the LOC18606806 gene encoding dolichol phosphate-mannose biosynthesis regulatory protein codes for the protein MELADRVVGFLLSFISLSIFTYYTFWVIILPFVDSDNFIHKYFLPQEYAILIPVCAGVVLLCLLCMFVGFVMLKSKKKKA
- the LOC18606804 gene encoding uncharacterized protein LOC18606804, producing MQRQSLGSPSSKLHIHGGEESSQAEDPKRRVIIDDDDADRKDSKPRRLSFSPTSSPSSSLTSPPKPEKFIHLIPVLTLLCFLILYLSSHSPSQSDLAHFNGFKHSSKHLDSREISDVGRFIELRRGDVLAIRSLRNLQELDKYVPKSRPHRKIADF
- the LOC18606805 gene encoding uncharacterized protein LOC18606805; this translates as MVLWEITLGTAYFLGLKRTYRLALRIQRRIISPEHPRIRQFVQRRTRAAFDVALKVHRNIQQRDLEVGRNLGNWILRWLDKMKPSAQIRVPPQQKPHHHAGNAKMNISKQVINSHPLKTHGSIQTPRNHEADRHLFSTSTYMWSKSLPTIAMMMRLPTAAGNMIQYRHLSINGPDTLRLNYTRGEGVIRKDIMQWMLHK